In one window of Prionailurus bengalensis isolate Pbe53 chromosome B3, Fcat_Pben_1.1_paternal_pri, whole genome shotgun sequence DNA:
- the KLC1 gene encoding kinesin light chain 1 isoform X6 — protein sequence MVHERMYDNMSTMVYIKEDKLEKLTQDEIISKTKQVIQGLEALKNEHNSILQSLLETLKCLKKDDESNLVEEKSNMIRKSLEMLELGLSEAQVMMALSNHLNAVESEKQKLRAQVRRLCQENQWLRDELANTQQKLQKSEQSVAQLEEEKKHLEFMNQLKKYDDDISPSEDKDTDSTKEPLDDLFPNDDDEPGQGIQQQHSSAAAAAQQGGYEIPARLRTLHNLVIQYASQGRYEVAVPLCKQALEDLEKTSGHDHPDVATMLNILALVYRDQNKYKDAANLLNDALAIREKTLGKDHPAVAATLNNLAVLYGKRGKYKEAEPLCKRALEIREKVLGKDHPDVAKQLNNLALLCQNQGKYEEVEYYYQRALEIYQTKLGPDDPNVAKTKNNLASCYLKQGKFKQAETLYKEILTRAHEREFGSVDDENKPIWMHAEEREECKGKQKDGTSFGEYGGWYKACKVDSPTVTTTLKNLGALYRRQGKFEAAETLEEAAMRSRKQRVAEVLNDPENMEKRRSRESLNVDVVKYESGPDGGEEVSMSVEWNGDGTGSLKRSGSFSKLRASIRRSSEKLVRKLKGGSSRESEPRNPGASSVEPLFVENDGGGSGLEDASIN from the exons AATGTATGACAACATGTCCACAATGGTGTATATAAAGGAAGACAAGTTGGAGAAGCTTACACAGGATGAGATTATTTCTAAGACAAAGCAAGTGATTCAGGGGCTGGAAGCTCTGAAGAACGAGCATAATTCCATTTTACAAAGTTTACTGGAAACACTGAAGTGTTTGAAGAAAGATGATGAAAGTAATCTGGTGGAGGAGAAATCAAACATGATCCGGAAGTCACTGGAAATGCTGGAGCTTGGCCTGAGTGAGGCACAG GTTATGATGGCTTTGTCCAATCACCTGAATGCTGTCGAGTCGGAGAAACAGAAGCTGCGGGCACAGGTTCGTCGCCTGTGCCAGGAGAATCAGTGGCTGCGGGATGAATTGGCCAACACGCAGCAGAAATTACAGAAGAGTGAGCAATCTGTGGCTCaactggaggaagaaaagaagcatctggaattcatgaatcagttaaaaaaatacgATGATGACATCTCTCCATCT GAGGACAAAGACACTGATTCCACCAAAGAACCTCTGGATGACCTTTTCCCAAATGATGACGACGAACCCGGCCAAGGAA TCCAGCAGCAGCACAGCAGTGCGGCGGCCGCGGCGCAGCAGGGCGGCTACGAGATCCCGGCGCGCCTGCGCACTCTGCACAACCTGGTCATCCAGTACGCCTCCCAGGGGCGCTACGAGGTGGCCGTGCCGCTCTGCAAGCAGGCCCTGGAGGACCTGGAGAAGACTTCGGGCCACGACCACCCGGACGTGGCTACCATGCTGAACATCCTGGCCTTGGTGTACAG AGaccagaataaatacaaagatgCCGCAAATCTACTGAACGATGCCTTGGCCATCCGTGAAAAAACTTTGGGCAAAGATCATCCCGCG GTGGCGGCCACTCTGAATAACCTTGCAGTGCTGTACGGCAAGAGAGGGAAGTACAAAGAGGCCGAGCCGCTGTGTAAAAGAGCCCTGGAGATCAGAGAAAAG GTTTTGGGAAAGGATCACCCCGATGTTGCTAAGCAGTTGAACAACTTGGCCTTACTGTGCCAGAATCAGGGCAAATATGAAGAAGTAGAATATTATTATCAAAGAGCCCTTGAGATCTACCAAACAAAACTGGGGCCTGACGACCCCAATGTGGCCAAAACGAAAAATAACCTG gccTCCTGCTATCTGAAGCAAGGAAAATTCAAGCAAGCAGAAACACTGTACAAAGAGATTCTCACTCGTGCACACGAAAGGGAGTTCGGTTCTGTGGATG ATGAAAATAAACCCATTTGGATGCACgctgaagaaagagaagaatgcaAA GGAAAGCAAAAGGATGGGACATCTTTTGGAGAATATGGCGGCTGGTACAAAGCCTGCAAAGTTGATAG TCCGACTGTTACAACTACTTTGAAAAACCTCGGGGCACTTTATAGACGACAAGGCAAATTTGAAGCTGCGGAAACATTGGAAGAAGCAGCCATGAGGTCCCGTAAACAG AGAGTAGCTGAAGTGCTGAATGACCCTGAGAACATGGAGAAGCGGAGAAGCCGGGAGAGCCTGAACGTGGACGTGGTCAAGTACGAGAGCGGCCCTGACGGAGGGGAGGAAGTGAGTATGAGCGTAGAGTGGAACGGG GACGGCACTGGATCTTTAAAGCGCAGTGGCTCCTTTAGCAAACTCCGGGCTTCCATTAGACGCAGCAGTGAGAAGCTGGTTAGGAAGCTGAAGGGAGGAAGTTCTCGAGAGAGTGAGCCAAGGAACCCCGG
- the KLC1 gene encoding kinesin light chain 1 isoform X15 codes for MVHERMYDNMSTMVYIKEDKLEKLTQDEIISKTKQVIQGLEALKNEHNSILQSLLETLKCLKKDDESNLVEEKSNMIRKSLEMLELGLSEAQVMMALSNHLNAVESEKQKLRAQVRRLCQENQWLRDELANTQQKLQKSEQSVAQLEEEKKHLEFMNQLKKYDDDISPSEDKDTDSTKEPLDDLFPNDDDEPGQGIQQQHSSAAAAAQQGGYEIPARLRTLHNLVIQYASQGRYEVAVPLCKQALEDLEKTSGHDHPDVATMLNILALVYRDQNKYKDAANLLNDALAIREKTLGKDHPAVAATLNNLAVLYGKRGKYKEAEPLCKRALEIREKVLGKDHPDVAKQLNNLALLCQNQGKYEEVEYYYQRALEIYQTKLGPDDPNVAKTKNNLASCYLKQGKFKQAETLYKEILTRAHEREFGSVDDENKPIWMHAEEREECKGKQKDGTSFGEYGGWYKACKVDSPTVTTTLKNLGALYRRQGKFEAAETLEEAAMRSRKQGLDNVHKQRVAEVLNDPENMEKRRSRESLNVDVVKYESGPDGGEEGVFGRASFCGK; via the exons AATGTATGACAACATGTCCACAATGGTGTATATAAAGGAAGACAAGTTGGAGAAGCTTACACAGGATGAGATTATTTCTAAGACAAAGCAAGTGATTCAGGGGCTGGAAGCTCTGAAGAACGAGCATAATTCCATTTTACAAAGTTTACTGGAAACACTGAAGTGTTTGAAGAAAGATGATGAAAGTAATCTGGTGGAGGAGAAATCAAACATGATCCGGAAGTCACTGGAAATGCTGGAGCTTGGCCTGAGTGAGGCACAG GTTATGATGGCTTTGTCCAATCACCTGAATGCTGTCGAGTCGGAGAAACAGAAGCTGCGGGCACAGGTTCGTCGCCTGTGCCAGGAGAATCAGTGGCTGCGGGATGAATTGGCCAACACGCAGCAGAAATTACAGAAGAGTGAGCAATCTGTGGCTCaactggaggaagaaaagaagcatctggaattcatgaatcagttaaaaaaatacgATGATGACATCTCTCCATCT GAGGACAAAGACACTGATTCCACCAAAGAACCTCTGGATGACCTTTTCCCAAATGATGACGACGAACCCGGCCAAGGAA TCCAGCAGCAGCACAGCAGTGCGGCGGCCGCGGCGCAGCAGGGCGGCTACGAGATCCCGGCGCGCCTGCGCACTCTGCACAACCTGGTCATCCAGTACGCCTCCCAGGGGCGCTACGAGGTGGCCGTGCCGCTCTGCAAGCAGGCCCTGGAGGACCTGGAGAAGACTTCGGGCCACGACCACCCGGACGTGGCTACCATGCTGAACATCCTGGCCTTGGTGTACAG AGaccagaataaatacaaagatgCCGCAAATCTACTGAACGATGCCTTGGCCATCCGTGAAAAAACTTTGGGCAAAGATCATCCCGCG GTGGCGGCCACTCTGAATAACCTTGCAGTGCTGTACGGCAAGAGAGGGAAGTACAAAGAGGCCGAGCCGCTGTGTAAAAGAGCCCTGGAGATCAGAGAAAAG GTTTTGGGAAAGGATCACCCCGATGTTGCTAAGCAGTTGAACAACTTGGCCTTACTGTGCCAGAATCAGGGCAAATATGAAGAAGTAGAATATTATTATCAAAGAGCCCTTGAGATCTACCAAACAAAACTGGGGCCTGACGACCCCAATGTGGCCAAAACGAAAAATAACCTG gccTCCTGCTATCTGAAGCAAGGAAAATTCAAGCAAGCAGAAACACTGTACAAAGAGATTCTCACTCGTGCACACGAAAGGGAGTTCGGTTCTGTGGATG ATGAAAATAAACCCATTTGGATGCACgctgaagaaagagaagaatgcaAA GGAAAGCAAAAGGATGGGACATCTTTTGGAGAATATGGCGGCTGGTACAAAGCCTGCAAAGTTGATAG TCCGACTGTTACAACTACTTTGAAAAACCTCGGGGCACTTTATAGACGACAAGGCAAATTTGAAGCTGCGGAAACATTGGAAGAAGCAGCCATGAGGTCCCGTAAACAG GGTCTTGACAATGTTCACAAACAGAGAGTAGCTGAAGTGCTGAATGACCCTGAGAACATGGAGAAGCGGAGAAGCCGGGAGAGCCTGAACGTGGACGTGGTCAAGTACGAGAGCGGCCCTGACGGAGGGGAGGAA
- the KLC1 gene encoding kinesin light chain 1 isoform X1, translating to MVHERMYDNMSTMVYIKEDKLEKLTQDEIISKTKQVIQGLEALKNEHNSILQSLLETLKCLKKDDESNLVEEKSNMIRKSLEMLELGLSEAQVMMALSNHLNAVESEKQKLRAQVRRLCQENQWLRDELANTQQKLQKSEQSVAQLEEEKKHLEFMNQLKKYDDDISPSEDKDTDSTKEPLDDLFPNDDDEPGQGIQQQHSSAAAAAQQGGYEIPARLRTLHNLVIQYASQGRYEVAVPLCKQALEDLEKTSGHDHPDVATMLNILALVYRDQNKYKDAANLLNDALAIREKTLGKDHPAVAATLNNLAVLYGKRGKYKEAEPLCKRALEIREKVLGKDHPDVAKQLNNLALLCQNQGKYEEVEYYYQRALEIYQTKLGPDDPNVAKTKNNLASCYLKQGKFKQAETLYKEILTRAHEREFGSVDDENKPIWMHAEEREECKGKQKDGTSFGEYGGWYKACKVDSPTVTTTLKNLGALYRRQGKFEAAETLEEAAMRSRKQGLDNVHKQRVAEVLNDPENMEKRRSRESLNVDVVKYESGPDGGEEVSMSVEWNGDGTGSLKRSGSFSKLRASIRRSSEKLVRKLKGGSSRESEPRNPGMKRASSLSVLNVGGKAAEDRGFQGVFGRASFCGK from the exons AATGTATGACAACATGTCCACAATGGTGTATATAAAGGAAGACAAGTTGGAGAAGCTTACACAGGATGAGATTATTTCTAAGACAAAGCAAGTGATTCAGGGGCTGGAAGCTCTGAAGAACGAGCATAATTCCATTTTACAAAGTTTACTGGAAACACTGAAGTGTTTGAAGAAAGATGATGAAAGTAATCTGGTGGAGGAGAAATCAAACATGATCCGGAAGTCACTGGAAATGCTGGAGCTTGGCCTGAGTGAGGCACAG GTTATGATGGCTTTGTCCAATCACCTGAATGCTGTCGAGTCGGAGAAACAGAAGCTGCGGGCACAGGTTCGTCGCCTGTGCCAGGAGAATCAGTGGCTGCGGGATGAATTGGCCAACACGCAGCAGAAATTACAGAAGAGTGAGCAATCTGTGGCTCaactggaggaagaaaagaagcatctggaattcatgaatcagttaaaaaaatacgATGATGACATCTCTCCATCT GAGGACAAAGACACTGATTCCACCAAAGAACCTCTGGATGACCTTTTCCCAAATGATGACGACGAACCCGGCCAAGGAA TCCAGCAGCAGCACAGCAGTGCGGCGGCCGCGGCGCAGCAGGGCGGCTACGAGATCCCGGCGCGCCTGCGCACTCTGCACAACCTGGTCATCCAGTACGCCTCCCAGGGGCGCTACGAGGTGGCCGTGCCGCTCTGCAAGCAGGCCCTGGAGGACCTGGAGAAGACTTCGGGCCACGACCACCCGGACGTGGCTACCATGCTGAACATCCTGGCCTTGGTGTACAG AGaccagaataaatacaaagatgCCGCAAATCTACTGAACGATGCCTTGGCCATCCGTGAAAAAACTTTGGGCAAAGATCATCCCGCG GTGGCGGCCACTCTGAATAACCTTGCAGTGCTGTACGGCAAGAGAGGGAAGTACAAAGAGGCCGAGCCGCTGTGTAAAAGAGCCCTGGAGATCAGAGAAAAG GTTTTGGGAAAGGATCACCCCGATGTTGCTAAGCAGTTGAACAACTTGGCCTTACTGTGCCAGAATCAGGGCAAATATGAAGAAGTAGAATATTATTATCAAAGAGCCCTTGAGATCTACCAAACAAAACTGGGGCCTGACGACCCCAATGTGGCCAAAACGAAAAATAACCTG gccTCCTGCTATCTGAAGCAAGGAAAATTCAAGCAAGCAGAAACACTGTACAAAGAGATTCTCACTCGTGCACACGAAAGGGAGTTCGGTTCTGTGGATG ATGAAAATAAACCCATTTGGATGCACgctgaagaaagagaagaatgcaAA GGAAAGCAAAAGGATGGGACATCTTTTGGAGAATATGGCGGCTGGTACAAAGCCTGCAAAGTTGATAG TCCGACTGTTACAACTACTTTGAAAAACCTCGGGGCACTTTATAGACGACAAGGCAAATTTGAAGCTGCGGAAACATTGGAAGAAGCAGCCATGAGGTCCCGTAAACAG GGTCTTGACAATGTTCACAAACAGAGAGTAGCTGAAGTGCTGAATGACCCTGAGAACATGGAGAAGCGGAGAAGCCGGGAGAGCCTGAACGTGGACGTGGTCAAGTACGAGAGCGGCCCTGACGGAGGGGAGGAAGTGAGTATGAGCGTAGAGTGGAACGGG GACGGCACTGGATCTTTAAAGCGCAGTGGCTCCTTTAGCAAACTCCGGGCTTCCATTAGACGCAGCAGTGAGAAGCTGGTTAGGAAGCTGAAGGGAGGAAGTTCTCGAGAGAGTGAGCCAAGGAACCCCGG CATGAAGC
- the KLC1 gene encoding kinesin light chain 1 isoform X13 produces the protein MVHERMYDNMSTMVYIKEDKLEKLTQDEIISKTKQVIQGLEALKNEHNSILQSLLETLKCLKKDDESNLVEEKSNMIRKSLEMLELGLSEAQVMMALSNHLNAVESEKQKLRAQVRRLCQENQWLRDELANTQQKLQKSEQSVAQLEEEKKHLEFMNQLKKYDDDISPSEDKDTDSTKEPLDDLFPNDDDEPGQGIQQQHSSAAAAAQQGGYEIPARLRTLHNLVIQYASQGRYEVAVPLCKQALEDLEKTSGHDHPDVATMLNILALVYRDQNKYKDAANLLNDALAIREKTLGKDHPAVAATLNNLAVLYGKRGKYKEAEPLCKRALEIREKVLGKDHPDVAKQLNNLALLCQNQGKYEEVEYYYQRALEIYQTKLGPDDPNVAKTKNNLASCYLKQGKFKQAETLYKEILTRAHEREFGSVDDENKPIWMHAEEREECKGKQKDGTSFGEYGGWYKACKVDSPTVTTTLKNLGALYRRQGKFEAAETLEEAAMRSRKQGLDNVHKQRVAEVLNDPENMEKRRSRESLNVDVVKYESGPDGGEEVSMSVEWNGMRKMKLGLVK, from the exons AATGTATGACAACATGTCCACAATGGTGTATATAAAGGAAGACAAGTTGGAGAAGCTTACACAGGATGAGATTATTTCTAAGACAAAGCAAGTGATTCAGGGGCTGGAAGCTCTGAAGAACGAGCATAATTCCATTTTACAAAGTTTACTGGAAACACTGAAGTGTTTGAAGAAAGATGATGAAAGTAATCTGGTGGAGGAGAAATCAAACATGATCCGGAAGTCACTGGAAATGCTGGAGCTTGGCCTGAGTGAGGCACAG GTTATGATGGCTTTGTCCAATCACCTGAATGCTGTCGAGTCGGAGAAACAGAAGCTGCGGGCACAGGTTCGTCGCCTGTGCCAGGAGAATCAGTGGCTGCGGGATGAATTGGCCAACACGCAGCAGAAATTACAGAAGAGTGAGCAATCTGTGGCTCaactggaggaagaaaagaagcatctggaattcatgaatcagttaaaaaaatacgATGATGACATCTCTCCATCT GAGGACAAAGACACTGATTCCACCAAAGAACCTCTGGATGACCTTTTCCCAAATGATGACGACGAACCCGGCCAAGGAA TCCAGCAGCAGCACAGCAGTGCGGCGGCCGCGGCGCAGCAGGGCGGCTACGAGATCCCGGCGCGCCTGCGCACTCTGCACAACCTGGTCATCCAGTACGCCTCCCAGGGGCGCTACGAGGTGGCCGTGCCGCTCTGCAAGCAGGCCCTGGAGGACCTGGAGAAGACTTCGGGCCACGACCACCCGGACGTGGCTACCATGCTGAACATCCTGGCCTTGGTGTACAG AGaccagaataaatacaaagatgCCGCAAATCTACTGAACGATGCCTTGGCCATCCGTGAAAAAACTTTGGGCAAAGATCATCCCGCG GTGGCGGCCACTCTGAATAACCTTGCAGTGCTGTACGGCAAGAGAGGGAAGTACAAAGAGGCCGAGCCGCTGTGTAAAAGAGCCCTGGAGATCAGAGAAAAG GTTTTGGGAAAGGATCACCCCGATGTTGCTAAGCAGTTGAACAACTTGGCCTTACTGTGCCAGAATCAGGGCAAATATGAAGAAGTAGAATATTATTATCAAAGAGCCCTTGAGATCTACCAAACAAAACTGGGGCCTGACGACCCCAATGTGGCCAAAACGAAAAATAACCTG gccTCCTGCTATCTGAAGCAAGGAAAATTCAAGCAAGCAGAAACACTGTACAAAGAGATTCTCACTCGTGCACACGAAAGGGAGTTCGGTTCTGTGGATG ATGAAAATAAACCCATTTGGATGCACgctgaagaaagagaagaatgcaAA GGAAAGCAAAAGGATGGGACATCTTTTGGAGAATATGGCGGCTGGTACAAAGCCTGCAAAGTTGATAG TCCGACTGTTACAACTACTTTGAAAAACCTCGGGGCACTTTATAGACGACAAGGCAAATTTGAAGCTGCGGAAACATTGGAAGAAGCAGCCATGAGGTCCCGTAAACAG GGTCTTGACAATGTTCACAAACAGAGAGTAGCTGAAGTGCTGAATGACCCTGAGAACATGGAGAAGCGGAGAAGCCGGGAGAGCCTGAACGTGGACGTGGTCAAGTACGAGAGCGGCCCTGACGGAGGGGAGGAAGTGAGTATGAGCGTAGAGTGGAACGGG atgagaaaaatgaagctcGGGctggttaaatga
- the KLC1 gene encoding kinesin light chain 1 isoform X7, which translates to MVHERMYDNMSTMVYIKEDKLEKLTQDEIISKTKQVIQGLEALKNEHNSILQSLLETLKCLKKDDESNLVEEKSNMIRKSLEMLELGLSEAQVMMALSNHLNAVESEKQKLRAQVRRLCQENQWLRDELANTQQKLQKSEQSVAQLEEEKKHLEFMNQLKKYDDDISPSEDKDTDSTKEPLDDLFPNDDDEPGQGIQQQHSSAAAAAQQGGYEIPARLRTLHNLVIQYASQGRYEVAVPLCKQALEDLEKTSGHDHPDVATMLNILALVYRDQNKYKDAANLLNDALAIREKTLGKDHPAVAATLNNLAVLYGKRGKYKEAEPLCKRALEIREKVLGKDHPDVAKQLNNLALLCQNQGKYEEVEYYYQRALEIYQTKLGPDDPNVAKTKNNLASCYLKQGKFKQAETLYKEILTRAHEREFGSVDDENKPIWMHAEEREECKGKQKDGTSFGEYGGWYKACKVDSPTVTTTLKNLGALYRRQGKFEAAETLEEAAMRSRKQGLDNVHKQRVAEVLNDPENMEKRRSRESLNVDVVKYESGPDGGEEDGTGSLKRSGSFSKLRASIRRSSEKLVRKLKGGSSRESEPRNPGASSVEPLFVENDGGGSGLEDASIN; encoded by the exons AATGTATGACAACATGTCCACAATGGTGTATATAAAGGAAGACAAGTTGGAGAAGCTTACACAGGATGAGATTATTTCTAAGACAAAGCAAGTGATTCAGGGGCTGGAAGCTCTGAAGAACGAGCATAATTCCATTTTACAAAGTTTACTGGAAACACTGAAGTGTTTGAAGAAAGATGATGAAAGTAATCTGGTGGAGGAGAAATCAAACATGATCCGGAAGTCACTGGAAATGCTGGAGCTTGGCCTGAGTGAGGCACAG GTTATGATGGCTTTGTCCAATCACCTGAATGCTGTCGAGTCGGAGAAACAGAAGCTGCGGGCACAGGTTCGTCGCCTGTGCCAGGAGAATCAGTGGCTGCGGGATGAATTGGCCAACACGCAGCAGAAATTACAGAAGAGTGAGCAATCTGTGGCTCaactggaggaagaaaagaagcatctggaattcatgaatcagttaaaaaaatacgATGATGACATCTCTCCATCT GAGGACAAAGACACTGATTCCACCAAAGAACCTCTGGATGACCTTTTCCCAAATGATGACGACGAACCCGGCCAAGGAA TCCAGCAGCAGCACAGCAGTGCGGCGGCCGCGGCGCAGCAGGGCGGCTACGAGATCCCGGCGCGCCTGCGCACTCTGCACAACCTGGTCATCCAGTACGCCTCCCAGGGGCGCTACGAGGTGGCCGTGCCGCTCTGCAAGCAGGCCCTGGAGGACCTGGAGAAGACTTCGGGCCACGACCACCCGGACGTGGCTACCATGCTGAACATCCTGGCCTTGGTGTACAG AGaccagaataaatacaaagatgCCGCAAATCTACTGAACGATGCCTTGGCCATCCGTGAAAAAACTTTGGGCAAAGATCATCCCGCG GTGGCGGCCACTCTGAATAACCTTGCAGTGCTGTACGGCAAGAGAGGGAAGTACAAAGAGGCCGAGCCGCTGTGTAAAAGAGCCCTGGAGATCAGAGAAAAG GTTTTGGGAAAGGATCACCCCGATGTTGCTAAGCAGTTGAACAACTTGGCCTTACTGTGCCAGAATCAGGGCAAATATGAAGAAGTAGAATATTATTATCAAAGAGCCCTTGAGATCTACCAAACAAAACTGGGGCCTGACGACCCCAATGTGGCCAAAACGAAAAATAACCTG gccTCCTGCTATCTGAAGCAAGGAAAATTCAAGCAAGCAGAAACACTGTACAAAGAGATTCTCACTCGTGCACACGAAAGGGAGTTCGGTTCTGTGGATG ATGAAAATAAACCCATTTGGATGCACgctgaagaaagagaagaatgcaAA GGAAAGCAAAAGGATGGGACATCTTTTGGAGAATATGGCGGCTGGTACAAAGCCTGCAAAGTTGATAG TCCGACTGTTACAACTACTTTGAAAAACCTCGGGGCACTTTATAGACGACAAGGCAAATTTGAAGCTGCGGAAACATTGGAAGAAGCAGCCATGAGGTCCCGTAAACAG GGTCTTGACAATGTTCACAAACAGAGAGTAGCTGAAGTGCTGAATGACCCTGAGAACATGGAGAAGCGGAGAAGCCGGGAGAGCCTGAACGTGGACGTGGTCAAGTACGAGAGCGGCCCTGACGGAGGGGAGGAA GACGGCACTGGATCTTTAAAGCGCAGTGGCTCCTTTAGCAAACTCCGGGCTTCCATTAGACGCAGCAGTGAGAAGCTGGTTAGGAAGCTGAAGGGAGGAAGTTCTCGAGAGAGTGAGCCAAGGAACCCCGG
- the KLC1 gene encoding kinesin light chain 1 isoform X3, translated as MVHERMYDNMSTMVYIKEDKLEKLTQDEIISKTKQVIQGLEALKNEHNSILQSLLETLKCLKKDDESNLVEEKSNMIRKSLEMLELGLSEAQVMMALSNHLNAVESEKQKLRAQVRRLCQENQWLRDELANTQQKLQKSEQSVAQLEEEKKHLEFMNQLKKYDDDISPSEDKDTDSTKEPLDDLFPNDDDEPGQGIQQQHSSAAAAAQQGGYEIPARLRTLHNLVIQYASQGRYEVAVPLCKQALEDLEKTSGHDHPDVATMLNILALVYRDQNKYKDAANLLNDALAIREKTLGKDHPAVAATLNNLAVLYGKRGKYKEAEPLCKRALEIREKVLGKDHPDVAKQLNNLALLCQNQGKYEEVEYYYQRALEIYQTKLGPDDPNVAKTKNNLASCYLKQGKFKQAETLYKEILTRAHEREFGSVDDENKPIWMHAEEREECKGKQKDGTSFGEYGGWYKACKVDSPTVTTTLKNLGALYRRQGKFEAAETLEEAAMRSRKQGLDNVHKQRVAEVLNDPENMEKRRSRESLNVDVVKYESGPDGGEEVSMSVEWNGDGTGSLKRSGSFSKLRASIRRSSEKLVRKLKGGSSRESEPRNPGASSVEPLFVENDGGGSGLEDASIN; from the exons AATGTATGACAACATGTCCACAATGGTGTATATAAAGGAAGACAAGTTGGAGAAGCTTACACAGGATGAGATTATTTCTAAGACAAAGCAAGTGATTCAGGGGCTGGAAGCTCTGAAGAACGAGCATAATTCCATTTTACAAAGTTTACTGGAAACACTGAAGTGTTTGAAGAAAGATGATGAAAGTAATCTGGTGGAGGAGAAATCAAACATGATCCGGAAGTCACTGGAAATGCTGGAGCTTGGCCTGAGTGAGGCACAG GTTATGATGGCTTTGTCCAATCACCTGAATGCTGTCGAGTCGGAGAAACAGAAGCTGCGGGCACAGGTTCGTCGCCTGTGCCAGGAGAATCAGTGGCTGCGGGATGAATTGGCCAACACGCAGCAGAAATTACAGAAGAGTGAGCAATCTGTGGCTCaactggaggaagaaaagaagcatctggaattcatgaatcagttaaaaaaatacgATGATGACATCTCTCCATCT GAGGACAAAGACACTGATTCCACCAAAGAACCTCTGGATGACCTTTTCCCAAATGATGACGACGAACCCGGCCAAGGAA TCCAGCAGCAGCACAGCAGTGCGGCGGCCGCGGCGCAGCAGGGCGGCTACGAGATCCCGGCGCGCCTGCGCACTCTGCACAACCTGGTCATCCAGTACGCCTCCCAGGGGCGCTACGAGGTGGCCGTGCCGCTCTGCAAGCAGGCCCTGGAGGACCTGGAGAAGACTTCGGGCCACGACCACCCGGACGTGGCTACCATGCTGAACATCCTGGCCTTGGTGTACAG AGaccagaataaatacaaagatgCCGCAAATCTACTGAACGATGCCTTGGCCATCCGTGAAAAAACTTTGGGCAAAGATCATCCCGCG GTGGCGGCCACTCTGAATAACCTTGCAGTGCTGTACGGCAAGAGAGGGAAGTACAAAGAGGCCGAGCCGCTGTGTAAAAGAGCCCTGGAGATCAGAGAAAAG GTTTTGGGAAAGGATCACCCCGATGTTGCTAAGCAGTTGAACAACTTGGCCTTACTGTGCCAGAATCAGGGCAAATATGAAGAAGTAGAATATTATTATCAAAGAGCCCTTGAGATCTACCAAACAAAACTGGGGCCTGACGACCCCAATGTGGCCAAAACGAAAAATAACCTG gccTCCTGCTATCTGAAGCAAGGAAAATTCAAGCAAGCAGAAACACTGTACAAAGAGATTCTCACTCGTGCACACGAAAGGGAGTTCGGTTCTGTGGATG ATGAAAATAAACCCATTTGGATGCACgctgaagaaagagaagaatgcaAA GGAAAGCAAAAGGATGGGACATCTTTTGGAGAATATGGCGGCTGGTACAAAGCCTGCAAAGTTGATAG TCCGACTGTTACAACTACTTTGAAAAACCTCGGGGCACTTTATAGACGACAAGGCAAATTTGAAGCTGCGGAAACATTGGAAGAAGCAGCCATGAGGTCCCGTAAACAG GGTCTTGACAATGTTCACAAACAGAGAGTAGCTGAAGTGCTGAATGACCCTGAGAACATGGAGAAGCGGAGAAGCCGGGAGAGCCTGAACGTGGACGTGGTCAAGTACGAGAGCGGCCCTGACGGAGGGGAGGAAGTGAGTATGAGCGTAGAGTGGAACGGG GACGGCACTGGATCTTTAAAGCGCAGTGGCTCCTTTAGCAAACTCCGGGCTTCCATTAGACGCAGCAGTGAGAAGCTGGTTAGGAAGCTGAAGGGAGGAAGTTCTCGAGAGAGTGAGCCAAGGAACCCCGG